One segment of Paramormyrops kingsleyae isolate MSU_618 chromosome 8, PKINGS_0.4, whole genome shotgun sequence DNA contains the following:
- the dgkab gene encoding diacylglycerol kinase, alpha b isoform X1, which produces MSTSTDDEAKDLRPLEFIQLQQYMEYSSMKVEDVMQEFDSDGKLFQCRQGEQITEEGFVQFLKTYLEVKDIPMDLCQRLFYSFQKCAHNGQSTAAQTPKSTVFLKDVSCYFSLLEDGQPADKLEYTFKLYDKDGNGVLDSTEVDRIITQMMKAAEYLGWDVTELRPVLEDMLAAFDVDSSGTVSLEEWVQGGMNNTPLLVLLGLKVTQRDGQHLWRMKNFKRPVYCNVCQSMLLGLYRQGLCCIYCKYIVHSRCANQNPAPCLNTYVKSKQDVGVPVHSWASGNDTSGRCERCQNKIKSLSGKHCVRCHIMRHDDCASKEPSECSCGPLRDHVLPHWAIYSVIKENSKITDMQNSMADGQVLQIMPVPDTHPLLVFVNPKSGGKQGKRVLRKFQHLLNPRQVFNLCNGGPGPGLNFFKDLKDYRILVCGGDGTVGWVLDAIDKANLPVCPPVVVLPLGTGNDLARCLRWGGGYDGMDLSLILKEIEVSSCILMDRWSIQVIPEDSKEEGDQVPYEIINNYFSIGVDASIAHRFHVMREKHPQKFNSRIKNKLRYFEFATSETISASCKKLKECLTVECCGTPLDLSSRSLEGIAVVNIPSIHGGSNLWGEPKKSDKDLADQKPQEVVLDHNDLKFSSQDLSDKRLEVVGLEGVIEMGQIYTGLKSAGHRLAKTSQITIRTKKRLPMQIDGEPWLQPPCTIHISHKNQANMLMGPSSRSAFFTHK; this is translated from the exons ATGTCCACCTCGACGGACGATGAGGCAAAGGACCTGCGCCCTCTGGAGTTCATCCAGCTGCAGCAGTACATGGaat ACAGCAGCATGAAAGTAGAAGATGTGATGCAGGAGTTCGACTCGGACGGAAAGTTGTTCCAGTGTCGGCAGGGAGAA caaATAACTGAGGAGGGCTTTGTTCAGTTCCTAAAGACCTACCTGGAAGTGAAAGACATCCCTATGGACCTTTGTCAGCGTCTCTTCTACTCCTTCCAGAAATGTGCCCACAATGGACAGAGCACTGCTGCTCAAACCCCGAAAA GCACTGTCTTTCTTAAAGATGTGTCATGTTACTTCTCTCTGCTGGAAGATGGACAACCTGCAGACAAACTGGAAT aTACTTTCAAACTTTATGACAAAGATGGTAATGGGGTGCTGGACAGCACA GAGGTGGATCGGATCATCACACAGATGATGAAAGCTGCGGAGTACCTGGGCTGGGATGTGACTGAGCTCAGACCG GTGCTGGAGGACATGTTGGCGGCGTTCGATGTGGACAGCAGCGGCACTGTATCCCTCGAGGAGTGGGTGCAGGGTGGGATGAACAACACACCCCTGTTGGTGCTTCTTGGACTTAAG GTGACCCAGAGAGACGGGCAACATTTATGGAGGATGAAGAATTTTAAGAGGCCCGTTTACTGCAACGTCTGCCAGAGCATGCTGCTGGGATTGTACCGCCAGGGGCTATGCTGCATCT ATTGCAAGTACATTGTACACAGCCGCTGTGCCAACCAAAACCCTGCCCCCTGCCTCAACACCTACGTCAAATCCAAGCAAGACGTCGGG GTACCAGTGCATTCCTGGGCCAGTGGGAACGACACGTCTGGTCGGTGTGAGAGGTGCCAGAACAAGATAAAGAGCCTGAGCGGAAAGCACTGTGTCCGGTGCCATATCATG CGTCACGATGACTGTGCATCAAAAGAGCCCTCTGAGTGCAGTTGTGGGCCATTGAGGGATCATGTCCTGCCTCACTGGGCCATATACTCTGTGATCAAG GAAAATTCAAAGATtactgatatgcagaacagcatggCTGATGGCCAGGTGCTGCAG ATCATGCCTGTTCCAGACACACACCCTCTACTGGTGTTTGTGAACCCCAAAAGTGGAGGTAAACAGGGTAAGAG GGTTCTGCGTAAATTCCAGCACCTGCTGAACCCACGACAGGTGTTCAACCTCTGCAATGGAGGACCGGGACCAGG GCTTAATTTTTTCAAGGACTTAAAGGACTACAGGATcctggtgtgtgggggggatggCACTGTTGGCTGGGTTCTAGATGCTATAG ACAAGGCTAACCTCCCAGTATGCCCTCCTGTGGTCGTGCTGCCCCTGGGCACTGGGAATGACTTGGCACGCTGCCTTCGTTGGGGTGGAG GCTACGATGGGATGGATCTGTCGCTGATTTTGAAGGAGATTGAGGTGAGCTCCTGCATTCTCATGGATCGCTGGAGCATACAAGTAATTCCGGAGGACAGCAAAGAAGAGGGGGACCAGGTGCCTTACGAGATTATCAACAACTACTTCTCCATTGGAGTG GATGCGTCTATCGCTCATCGTTTCCATGTGATGAGAGAGAAACACCCACAGAAGTTTAACAGCAG GATAAAGAACAAGCTACGGTATTTTGAGTTTGCCACCTCTGAGACCATCTCCGCTTCCTGCAAGAAGCTGAAGGAGTGTCTTACAGTCGAG TGCTGTGGTACCCCGCTTGACCTGAGCAGCCGGTCCTTGGAAGGGATAGCTGTTGTCAACATTCCCAGCATACATGGGGGCTCCAACTTGTGGGGGGAGCCCAAGAAGTCAGACAAAGACTTAGCAGACCAGAAACCACAAGAAGTCGTCCTTGACCACAACGACCTGAAATTCAGCTCCCAAG ATCTCAGTGACAAGAGGCTAGAGGTGGTTGGGCTAGAGGGTGTGATAGAAATGGGCCAGATCTACACTGGGCTGAAGAGTGCTGGGCACAGACTGGCCAAAACATCACAGATCACAATAAG GACAAAGAAGCGGTTGCCCATGCAGATTGATGGTGAGCCCTGGTTACAGCCCCCCTGCACA ATCCACATCTCGCACAAGAACCAGGCAAACATGCTGATGGGACCTTCATCTCGGTCTGCCTTCTTCACCCATAAGTAG
- the dgkab gene encoding diacylglycerol kinase, alpha b isoform X2 yields the protein MKNFKRPVYCNVCQSMLLGLYRQGLCCIYCKYIVHSRCANQNPAPCLNTYVKSKQDVGVPVHSWASGNDTSGRCERCQNKIKSLSGKHCVRCHIMRHDDCASKEPSECSCGPLRDHVLPHWAIYSVIKENSKITDMQNSMADGQVLQIMPVPDTHPLLVFVNPKSGGKQGKRVLRKFQHLLNPRQVFNLCNGGPGPGLNFFKDLKDYRILVCGGDGTVGWVLDAIDKANLPVCPPVVVLPLGTGNDLARCLRWGGGYDGMDLSLILKEIEVSSCILMDRWSIQVIPEDSKEEGDQVPYEIINNYFSIGVDASIAHRFHVMREKHPQKFNSRIKNKLRYFEFATSETISASCKKLKECLTVECCGTPLDLSSRSLEGIAVVNIPSIHGGSNLWGEPKKSDKDLADQKPQEVVLDHNDLKFSSQDLSDKRLEVVGLEGVIEMGQIYTGLKSAGHRLAKTSQITIRTKKRLPMQIDGEPWLQPPCTIHISHKNQANMLMGPSSRSAFFTHK from the exons ATGAAGAATTTTAAGAGGCCCGTTTACTGCAACGTCTGCCAGAGCATGCTGCTGGGATTGTACCGCCAGGGGCTATGCTGCATCT ATTGCAAGTACATTGTACACAGCCGCTGTGCCAACCAAAACCCTGCCCCCTGCCTCAACACCTACGTCAAATCCAAGCAAGACGTCGGG GTACCAGTGCATTCCTGGGCCAGTGGGAACGACACGTCTGGTCGGTGTGAGAGGTGCCAGAACAAGATAAAGAGCCTGAGCGGAAAGCACTGTGTCCGGTGCCATATCATG CGTCACGATGACTGTGCATCAAAAGAGCCCTCTGAGTGCAGTTGTGGGCCATTGAGGGATCATGTCCTGCCTCACTGGGCCATATACTCTGTGATCAAG GAAAATTCAAAGATtactgatatgcagaacagcatggCTGATGGCCAGGTGCTGCAG ATCATGCCTGTTCCAGACACACACCCTCTACTGGTGTTTGTGAACCCCAAAAGTGGAGGTAAACAGGGTAAGAG GGTTCTGCGTAAATTCCAGCACCTGCTGAACCCACGACAGGTGTTCAACCTCTGCAATGGAGGACCGGGACCAGG GCTTAATTTTTTCAAGGACTTAAAGGACTACAGGATcctggtgtgtgggggggatggCACTGTTGGCTGGGTTCTAGATGCTATAG ACAAGGCTAACCTCCCAGTATGCCCTCCTGTGGTCGTGCTGCCCCTGGGCACTGGGAATGACTTGGCACGCTGCCTTCGTTGGGGTGGAG GCTACGATGGGATGGATCTGTCGCTGATTTTGAAGGAGATTGAGGTGAGCTCCTGCATTCTCATGGATCGCTGGAGCATACAAGTAATTCCGGAGGACAGCAAAGAAGAGGGGGACCAGGTGCCTTACGAGATTATCAACAACTACTTCTCCATTGGAGTG GATGCGTCTATCGCTCATCGTTTCCATGTGATGAGAGAGAAACACCCACAGAAGTTTAACAGCAG GATAAAGAACAAGCTACGGTATTTTGAGTTTGCCACCTCTGAGACCATCTCCGCTTCCTGCAAGAAGCTGAAGGAGTGTCTTACAGTCGAG TGCTGTGGTACCCCGCTTGACCTGAGCAGCCGGTCCTTGGAAGGGATAGCTGTTGTCAACATTCCCAGCATACATGGGGGCTCCAACTTGTGGGGGGAGCCCAAGAAGTCAGACAAAGACTTAGCAGACCAGAAACCACAAGAAGTCGTCCTTGACCACAACGACCTGAAATTCAGCTCCCAAG ATCTCAGTGACAAGAGGCTAGAGGTGGTTGGGCTAGAGGGTGTGATAGAAATGGGCCAGATCTACACTGGGCTGAAGAGTGCTGGGCACAGACTGGCCAAAACATCACAGATCACAATAAG GACAAAGAAGCGGTTGCCCATGCAGATTGATGGTGAGCCCTGGTTACAGCCCCCCTGCACA ATCCACATCTCGCACAAGAACCAGGCAAACATGCTGATGGGACCTTCATCTCGGTCTGCCTTCTTCACCCATAAGTAG